In Oryza sativa Japonica Group chromosome 11, ASM3414082v1, the following are encoded in one genomic region:
- the LOC9271178 gene encoding uncharacterized protein, translating to MEKGQEIGASAGEKGSEQHAIDVRPGEHGAIGVVAGAAAEAPEKERLAVVEEEPRKKSKRVAALDAFRGLTIVLMILVDDAGGAYERMDHSPWNGCTLADFVMPFFLFIVGVAIAFALKRVPKLGAAVKKITIRTLKMLFWGLLLQGGYSHAPDDLSYGVDMKKIRWCGILQRIALVYFVVALIEAFTTKVRPTTVRSGPYAIFHAYRWQWLGGFVALFIYMVTTFSLYVPDWSYVYHNDGDVNDGKQFTVQCGVRGHLDPACNAVGYVDRVVWGINHLYTQPVWIRSKDCTFSSPRAGPLRADAPAWCLGPFEPEGLLSSISSILSGTIGIHYGHVLVHFKTHRERLRHWLLLGFSLLALGILLHFTNAIPINKQLYSLSYVCFTAGAAGVVLSAFYILIDVWGLRTPFLFLEWIGMNAMLVFVLAAQAIFPAFVNGWYYDSPGNTLVSWIQKHVFINVWHSQRLGTLLYVIFGEIVFWGVVSGILHKLGIYWKL from the exons ATGGAGAAGGGGCAGGAGATAGGAGCGTCAGCCGGCGAGAAAGGTTCAGAGCAGCACGCCATTGACGTCCGCCCCGGCGAGCATGGCGCCATCggagtcgtcgccggcgccgctgcagAAGCACCGGAGAAGGAGAGATTGGCTGTTGTTGAAGAGGAGCCCAGGAAGAAAAGCAAGAGGGTTGCAGCTCTTGATGCCTTTAGAGGGCTAACCATTGTG CTAATGATACTGGTGGATGATGCCGGTGGGGCTTACGAGCGGATGGACCATTCACCATGGAACGGATGCACCTTGGCAGATTTCGTCATgcccttcttcctcttcatcgTCGGCGTCGCAATCGCCTTCGCGTTGAAG AGAGTTCCAAAGTTGGGTGCAGCTGTGAAGAAGATCACCATCAGAACACTGAAAATGCTCTTCTGGGGCCTGCTACTGCAAG GTGGATATTCACATGCACCGGATGACCTGTCTTATGGGGTGGATATGAAGAAGATAAGATGGTGTGGCATCCTCCAG AGGATAGCTTTGGTGTACTTCGTGGTTGCTCTGATAGAGGCATTCACCACAAAAGTTCGGCCTACGACAGTGCGGTCCGGTCCATATGCAATCTTCCACGCATACCGATGGCAATG GCTAGGCGGTTTTGTCGCGTTATTCATTTACATGGTCACCACATTCTCTCTATATGTCCCGGATTGGAGCTATGTCTACCACAACGATGGCGATGTTAATGACGGGAAGCAATTTACG GTACAATGTGGTGTGAGAGGTCATCTGGACCCTGCCTGCAACGCAGTTGGTTATGTTGATAGGGTGGTTTGGGGAATCAATCATCTCTACACGCAGCCAGTTTGGATCCGATCAAAG GATTGTACATTTAGCTCACCAAGGGCAGGTCCTCTCCGAGCTGATGCTCCAGCATGGTGTCTTGGGCCTTTTGAACCAGAAGGCTTATTAAG TTCAATATCATCGATTCTGTCAGGGACAATTGGGATCCATTATGGACATGTTCTCGTTCATTTCAAG ACCCACAGAGAGAGACTGAGACACTGGCTTCTGCTGGGATTTTCTCTCCTTGCACTCGGCATTCTTCTCCACTTCACAAATG CCATTCCAATCAACAAGCAACTCTACAGCTTAAGCTATGTCTGCTTCACGGCTGGTGCAGCTGGAGTAGTTCTTTCAGCTTTCTACATATTG atTGATGTCTGGGGACTAAGAACACCATTCTTGTTCCTGGAGTGGATTGGCATGAATGCCATGCTTGTGTTTGTTCTAGCAGCACAGGCAATATTTCCAGCATTTGTCAATGGATGGTACTATGATTCACCAGGCAATACTCTT gTTAGCTGGATCCAGAAGCATGTGTTTATCAATGTATGGCACTCACAAAGGTTGGGAACACTGCTGTATGTCATATTTGGGGAGATTGTCTTCTGGGGTGTTGTGTCAGGCATCTTGCACAAGCTGGGAATTTATTGGAAACTATGA